aaatgcatatacatatgtatttctGTAATTGTATTTCCATGTACTTGTGTGTTCAACTTGTTGTTGTTCAACTATTGATATGATTTTGTGTTATGTGTCGATTAATTTATTGAAACCAATACAAAGGCACAGAAATTGTGATAGGTCCAAGACGCGAGCTCTAATACCCTACAATAAGAAAATGTACAACAACGTTGAAATTCGAATCTTGCTGATGCAGGTGGGTGTGATTTTGCACAATAACACCGATAATGCCAACGTCGTGGTTCATTGGAAACTCTTTGGAATTTAGAATCGTCATAAAAAGTTtcatttgtattttaattttttttttttcgctaggCTGAAAATGGCTTAGCGCAAAGCACAcaataaaacccaaaaaaaaaaattataaaaccagTTTCTATCAAAAATAATGTTTAAGATTTTGGGACATATTCCAGCATGATTTGTTCTCATAAAAAGTAGAAAATCTGTTCATTTTTTACTACTAATTTTACAActtcggttatagaccgaatcaggCCATTCTTGGTAcatctgttggaggtcataggtcaatgaaggtcataggagaagtcgttgtacaaaattttagctaaatcagatgagaattgcgccgtctagatgctcaagaagtgaatATCTAAGATTGGCTTacgtgtcagctatatcaaaaaatggttaATAAGATCAATAGagccttagatcaatatttcgatgtgttacaaaagtAATGACGAAATTGTATACCCCATCTagtggtggagagtataaaagttGTACATTAAAAAAGTCCACACTGGCGCAGAATGGTTGtggcatttttgaggtactatgtcatgtaaaaactatttcccaaagaggtgtcgcgctgcggcacgccgttcgaactcaactaggtcccttatcattgagccgaaatttgaatcggacagcgctaTTAATATTGGTCCTGTGAGTCCCTCAGTTGTAAACACGCTACagcttttaaaaattgagatattgagctaaaatttgacacaaacgTGTATTTCTTCCATACGTAAATTAAGATCTTGACataaatctgccgatttagggtctttaggTCATAACGGGCGCAGTTTTAGCCCGATTTTAATGaactttggaacagtgagttgtattgaccCCCTGGATATTCTTGACAAACGTGATCCCAGTCGTAATATATATagaattgctgccatatagaccgatctcccgatatagggtattaagcccataaGTGGCGTATCTGTTATGattttagttcatattttgCCTGCTGTTATTTGAAATCAATGTAAAGATTATAAAAAATCAGTTTTGAAATGATCTGATTAGTTGTAATTTACaagatattattttttttttacttttttaggaTACCATCATAATTTTACCAATTAAAAGtaaagttcggcctggtcgaattaTAGACAAACAACGGATAGTCGAAAAAATTGCTacgctattggagttatatcagattatttaccacttggcttggatgttgcaGACATAGCAGAtgtcatcatgcaaaatttcagtcaaatccgataaaaattgtgccctaaaggggctcaagaaataaaatcgggagatcggtttatgtgggagctatattaggttatggaccgattcaggtcatacttagcacttaaaatcccaaccaaccctacactaatagaaagtattcgtgcaaaatttcaagcggctagatctaCTCCTTCTTCtactagatcgactttaaatgtcatggccaccaagaatatatatactttaagggatcgtaggcgaatatttcgatgtgttacaaacgcaatcacgaacttggtatacccccatcctttgttagtgggtataaaaagagcagaaaatgtttgctttgcTATTTTAGCGAGAAATTACTgcattcccattttcagcatacttttttgttattatagCAATcagttttgctgtttttactaacagcTGCGCAAAAATTTAATGTGCATATGGAAGAAATATgcgtttgtgccaaatttcagctcaatactcaatttttaaagggtGTGGCGTGATCACAACTGGCGGAGATACAGACACATATTTCCAAAATTAAAACAGAAGAAAACTATTGCTGTTTacttaaataacaaaaaattttctgtgtTGTAGAAAGCCAAAATGTTGGCTTTTGATACTGCATGCCAAAATTCTCGGTCAAAAAAGTttgtcatgtttttttttgttgcaataATGAGTTAATGGCATGACAGGATTGCCGGATACAGAATGCAGTAAAGTCTCCAAAAGTCTACCCGGCATCATCACATACGAGGTCGATTAGTCTTCTAGAGCTATCCCTAAGACACTTGAGGAGTGGGAGAAATTCGCACAGTGGCATGAAAtccaaaaaataataagaaatctTGAATCCGAATTTCAATCCAAATCAtgaatcaaaatgaaaatcgcgCCATAAATGTCTGCATAAATTCGAAGTCGGTTTCGACCAAAATTCGAATATCACCGAATCCACCTTAAGcggaatttttgttttagagATTATTGAACAATATccagcaaaattttgaaatcggactagaaataaaaggggtgttttatttacacACTAAGCGGATTTTCACGCTTAGTTTttatggagaaaaatgctatccccTTTAGCTATGCGCAAATCTAATCATCGCTAACTATCGCCATTTATTGAAACATATGGTCTCATCcttcaatttgaatgacaaagctaaaagaagaagaacgcaacatatttaaTCAATGATTTAACGTTCTGGAATGGCACATTGcttaggattttaataaaataacatttatAAACACAAATGAAACACAACAAAAGATTTGGCATCCCAAAAccattttcgaaataccgaggtgaccaactttaggggcctgccaagatgCGCCCGTACTACCGCCttggcattgaaattttgcacatgatctcgtgAATACCTCAGCTCTAGCCATTGAAAAGAGTTTCCAAGATTATCTATACTCGTTCTTAAACGGCAGGTTTtgcactatttttttttttcgtttctatcCTAAGCATCGTTAGACAAGAACACAGTTTTTTGAGggattttctgaaatttctattttctttGGAGTTAACAAATTAccccaaacaagtaaaaccgtgatgggtcgaatcttgtataccctccaccatcgatcgcatttgtcaagttttttgcacTGTTTTTTTACGcttgaatatgaattgcgccctccagaggctcaagaagcatactcggaatatcggtttatgtgggagctgtatcagtatTATTGACCATACTGGGTAAATCTGTATTATATAAATCATCGTTGTCGGGAGAAGCTACCGGACCCGTCCACAGGCTACTAGTTCGGCAATAAAATAACGTTCCCttagatttttaaaataatttagaaTTGCGAATGTCTAATATTTAGTTTTTCTTATTGTATTTTGCAGAAAACTTGTATTCACCAACTTCATTATTAGATAGCTCCATCGAAAACGCTATCGTCAATCCAACACAAGCGGTTAAAGTTCTTCCAGAAATCAATCATTTTGGATTTGCAAATCATAATGCCTCAGCGGTTCTAACACAGCTGACTCCACCAAGTTCGCCGCCCCAGACAACAGTATCACCACTGATACCGCCGGTATTGGAGACAGTAACATCTGCAATAGGCGtaagtttaaatattttgtacaggCGATTTCATCAAGGATTGATAAGAGTTTTCCAAATGTTTTTCAGGTCAATAATGGTTTGCAACAACTTTTTAAAAGCTCAGAGCCAGCATCTCCAAATTCCCAAGTTCAGACATCTTTCGGCTTCAATAATTGGAACAACAACAATCACCAACATAGTACAACCAACGAAGAAAAGTCAGAAGATGACATTGCATTTCATACCCAAATTATTAACGACATTTTGAAGTCAGCTGCggataaaatttttgaagaggGCGAATCACAATCCTCCATTTCCGGCCCCCCATCGCAGGCAGATTATACAGATGACGAATGGCAACCCTCTTCAGGAAGTTGTTCACCTTTGCCCCTTCATCATCATGCTGAAAGTTCTAGTGAATCTTGCAGTGGTTCATCGTCGCCAGTACCAACTAAGAAACGGACTCGTCCCTATGGTCGCGGTGTCGAAGATCGTAAGATACGCAAAAAGGAACAGAACAAGAATGCGGCCACTCGCTATCGTCAAAAGAAGAAGCTTGAAATGGAATACATACTCATCGAAGAGCAAGAGTTAAACAAACGCCATGAGGAGTTGAAATTGCAACTGGCTGAGCGTAAGCGCGAAGCCAAATACTTAAGAACACTCATTCGAGAATTTTACTCAAAGAAGAAAATTTAGTCTAACAATGTGTTGTGTTAATTTCTTTGGGTTTTccttaaaattgatttttacttTTCTCATGCTGTTGTTTAATTTGCCTTCGACCGTCAATATCATATGTATGTCGTTTTAGAAAATATCGTATGTTTTTATTTATGATGTCCCATGTCTCAtgttccataatttttttttataaatattttatttacaatttcTTGTAAGGAGCATATTAGATCGACGTTTAAAATGTCATTCGCTTATCCGTATAACTTGGCGCCTATGACATGAACCTGGTTCCGCAGGTCATCGAATTTATTTTGTCAGTTAAACGGAATAAGCCTCATTATTGCCATCGGTTAAATAGACACCATTTTGTAACTGAACCCTTTTACCTAGTCTATAAAACGCATTTTTCGTCGATAAATATGTTCCCAATTATTTTAACTAAATAAAGGGTttacttataaaaaaaacacatgcgCAGTAGTTAATTTCTAGCGACTTAAAAATACCTCTTGTTGGTCATAAGgtaaaaaatgctaattttgcccatgaacattccactaaggaacaggggcaaacttctcacatatcaatgagtgcagtcctattcaattttaagttcaatgaaaagggacctcctttttatagccgagtccgaacggcgtgctgcagtgcgacacctctttggagagaagttttacatgccatagtacctcacaaatgttgccagcattaggaggagaaaatcactgctgaacattttttctgatggtctcgccaggattcgaactctggagttcagcgtcataggcggacatgctaacctctgcgctacggtggtctttaTACCTTGGTCATAAGGTATCATCATTAAAATTGTGAATTAAATAAGGTTCGTTTGACAGCATCCTTGAAGGATCATATTACTAGAATTAACAGAGTGAATACTGTTATGTTGTAAATCTCTACTTTTATCGTAGACGAACTCTAACTTGTGCTactaaattcatttcatttatttaaaaccatGAAATGTAAAGCCGCCAGACTCGTTAAAATGTTAACACTATGCATTCAATCGTTTTTACGATAAAACTAAAGACGACTCAATAATGAAGCATTACATTTTTTGCGGCTAGGACAATTAACATTGCGGCTAGGACAATTAACATTTCATTTCgatgaattggcgaacgaatgAAGGCCATCGtagtgcataggttagcatgtccgcctatgaagctaaacgcctgggttcgaatcctggcgagaacatcagaaagcaattgtcagcggtggttatcccctcctaatgcttgagacatttgtgaggaactatgccatttaaaaaaatggtacgacagccatgtaaaaacttctccccaaagaggtgtcgcatcttatcattgagattgaacttgaatcggacagcactctttgatatgtaagaagccccagttccttaatggaatgttcatgggcaaatttacatttgcattgcAAACGAACGGGGTTACAAAGTGTAAGTGATCTTGGGCCGAACGAAGCGAAATTGTCAttccaataaaattatatgaattattttctttttttttatttgcatttacattacACCCTGAAAACTTTGAGCTCAGCACAGGCTGGAACTCTTAGCTCTGATttttgtggtgttcattgttatcttTAGAAGCTCAGCCGGGTGCTACCGAGCGCGGATGGTTGCGGATGGATGTTACGGATACCGTTGTGACCCCAAAAGGgcaatttttaccatttttgaaatttaggccCGTTTTAATCAATACCCTTTTTGACCCTTTTTTAATTGTTGCCTTGAATCTCCTTTGTTTGCAGTTCTTGTTCCTTGTAACGAGATAATGATGTCTATTACGTTTCACCGTCAATTCTACCGACATGTTCCTATTTCATTCGTTCGCAAATTTATCGGCGACAGCTGAAAATATTCATAGAGGAAAAACTCAGGTTAACGATGAATGCCTGGTGGCAGTGACCAATTGAAAAAACTACAGGCATTTAATCAGGGGCCTAATTCACGCATCCGCAATCGCCTTATTACGATCCAAAAATATACGAGTTTTATGCCGCATCGATTTACCTATCGTAAGAAACCAACATTCGTCTATTTTCAATGAgttagaaaaaaatagtatgaaGTATTAAGGGCGACGTAAGCTACATATGTTTTAGTCCTCTTTCacataaaacaacaatttattgTGTTAAaacagtaggttaggttaggttgaaaagagggtgcggatgttagtccgccccatgtcactatggatatacacctaagccagtaatcaacttgtgcgctctaaaaccaaaaaagtaacctcgaaaaagaaaatttaagttaggtatttcgtgctacttacaaaatccctgaTTGTTTTCCATGTAACGCCcataagttgattcatgtctagtattgtgtccccacctaagtgcaggactctgttaaacgcgaaagccgtgcaatgaTTTCAACGTCTGAttttcttccccacatgccctacacatgctatcacttgccgcaccaattttgcataagtgagttcgtagcctatgtgtcccgttatgataccaatagctatactgacctccttactttctttcagtaatagcctcttcttctcaagacttggatccccccataggattttcgccgtcttaccgaccgtttcgctgttccacagggttgcatggacaatcgtcgcccactcccctaACTCGGAGCCTACACCGCCTAATcctttgccctttcatttccccttactccgttatggcccggcacccaaacaatgcggatttttgccatcctcagagaaggcattaatctcctctTACatagcaagactgttcgtgactttaccgtcctggttcttattgcccttatggcaattttactgtccgtaaagatgttcacactcggcgtcctcccgttagcaccacatcacttcacgcattccgtgatggcCCGTATCtccaccgtattatggtcaggcagtctaaaacagatctcagtccctgggttctcaagactcccaggcccactctgtcgtctagctttgattcatctgtgtaacaagatctttcagatggcaatactagggctcCGTCAATCCAGGACTGTGCCGAtggaaacttcttcccttccttccaggtttcctatcgtcggctcgattataccgcgatggtatgagctgctcccatcctcaatccattctcccatcgccttaaggctcatagccgcagtgactgcttcatacttaatctgtatggatatctagaatagtctccagtgccctagtggacgtggtcctcatcgctccccctatgccaagacaacatgttatctgaaacagttgtatggttcttatgttgcaccttttctccataacagtccaccaaactactgagacataagaaagtattggtcttatcacgttcctgtagagccCGTGTACTATCCCCAGATtcagccccatttcgagccttcggcccgtctacatagtgcccacaatctgtgagccttctcagtacgctcctgaatgtgacacttctaattgagtttcctgtccaatatcacacctaagtatttgaccttgtggCCAACTtgtggaaacgtggtgcgtcaaattggcccgcccaccttcgtcttcctcgtgaacaggcatatttcagtcttctctgggttaacattgagacctctgtcATATACCATATTCAAgacactttcggcccttctgcatagctggttcggatccttacctcttaaaagtattataacatcgtctgcgtagcagacgggttcaaatccctcctcattcagcatccgtaataggtcatttatggtggtcacccataggagtggcgataaaatgccccctgtggcgtgccttgtgccactttctcccttatatttatgccatgggacacacaatttatccacctgttccttagcatatagtttatccagtctctaaggaccgggtccatccggtactgtTCTACGGATTGAATCAGTGTAtcgatccgcacattgttaaaagccccctcgatgtcaatgcataccggcaggttgtacgttttggcatagaag
The Stomoxys calcitrans chromosome 3, idStoCalc2.1, whole genome shotgun sequence genome window above contains:
- the LOC106095171 gene encoding cyclic AMP-dependent transcription factor ATF-4 isoform X2 codes for the protein MTMPSTDINKIATMESIALPQDLYWDGKLEPISPTNSEMLPVICEDLNDNWLSSNYDFENENLYSPTSLLDSSIENAIVNPTQAVKVLPEINHFGFANHNASAVLTQLTPPSSPPQTTVSPLIPPVLETVTSAIGVNNGLQQLFKSSEPASPNSQVQTSFGFNNWNNNNHQHSTTNEEKSEDDIAFHTQIINDILKSAADKIFEEGESQSSISGPPSQADYTDDEWQPSSGSCSPLPLHHHAESSSESCSGSSSPVPTKKRTRPYGRGVEDRKIRKKEQNKNAATRYRQKKKLEMEYILIEEQELNKRHEELKLQLAERKREAKYLRTLIREFYSKKKI
- the LOC106095171 gene encoding uncharacterized protein LOC106095171 isoform X1, encoding MTMPSTDINKIATMESIALPQDLYWDGKLEPISPTNSEMLPVICEDLNDNWLSSNYDFENDIIIISQEDIELKHHDVDLVEALLADEDLIMEFNDLKDENLYSPTSLLDSSIENAIVNPTQAVKVLPEINHFGFANHNASAVLTQLTPPSSPPQTTVSPLIPPVLETVTSAIGVNNGLQQLFKSSEPASPNSQVQTSFGFNNWNNNNHQHSTTNEEKSEDDIAFHTQIINDILKSAADKIFEEGESQSSISGPPSQADYTDDEWQPSSGSCSPLPLHHHAESSSESCSGSSSPVPTKKRTRPYGRGVEDRKIRKKEQNKNAATRYRQKKKLEMEYILIEEQELNKRHEELKLQLAERKREAKYLRTLIREFYSKKKI